DNA sequence from the Synechococcus sp. UW179A genome:
CCAAAGGATTCAGAAGATAATTACAAGGATCAAATTACCGACTTTAGCCAAGAAGAAGGAGGCAAGATTGATATATCCGATGCCATTGGAGAAGGAAGTGGCAATCCATATATGCTCATCAAGAACCAAATCAGCTTTTCAAAATCCGACACGAAAATTGAGTTCAATTCTGGACTACTACAATTGTCTGACGAATCTGAAGATAGCGGGAAAATTGAAATCTTGATTCCCGGCCTAAAAAGCCTAAATATTGACATGTTCATCATTTGAAAAACTTTTCAAAATCAGCTCAGCAGACGCTGAAAAAAAAACATCAACACCTCAGCCTTACCCATAAAGTCAAGAACATCTCTCAAAGATGATGGTCAAAAGTGTAATCAATACTTAACATTAGACAGACGGCAGAATTATATTTATGTGTTCGAAGAGACATCACGCAGCACACAATTCTCCTAAGCAGTATGTTGATCTCTAATGCTGACGTATTGATCCATAAAGTCGGATCTGCACATAAACACCTGCGACTCAGCGAATTCTTTAGGATCGTCATAGCCGCTAGCACTACTGGGCGTGGATTCGCTTCGCTACAACCCGGGCCGAGATGTCCGATGGCTCCTGTTGCGCCCATGGATCGGCATCCCGCGCCTGATCCAGATCTTCTGGGCTCTGCTGGGCCTGATGCTGAGCTTGTTGCTGCGCGGCGGAAGTAATGACCCCCGCGTTCAGCGCAATCTGGCTCGCACCCTGCTGCGCACGCTGACAAACCTCGGTCCTTGCTTCATCAAGGTTGGCCAGGCCCTTTCGACTCGCCCGGATCTGATCCGTCGCGACTGGCTGGATGAGCTGACACGGCTTCAAGACGATCTGCCTTCCTTCGACCATGCGATCGCTCTGAACACGATCGAGACAGAACTGGGGGCTCCGGTGACTCAGCTTTTTGATGAATTCCCAGATACTCCTGTTGCAGCAGCAAGTCTTGGGCAGGTCTACAAGGCCCGCGTCGGTTCACAACGCTGGGTCGCGGTCAAAGTTCAAAGACCGAATCTGACCTTCATCCTGCGGCGAGACATGGTGCTGATCCGCAGTCTCGGGATTCTGGCCGCGCCCTTTCTGCCACTGAATCTGGGCTTTGGCCTCGGAGAAATCATTGATGAGTTCGGCCGAAGCCTGTTTGAAGAAATCGATTACTACTGCGAAGCAGACAACGCTCGGCACTTCTCAAGATTGTTCGCTGGCAATGACGCGGTCACCATTCCCGATGTTGATGAAGAGCTCTCAAGCCGACGCGTTCTGACCACCAGCTGGATTCAAGGCAGCAAGCTTCGCGATTCAGAGGAGCTCAAGTCCCAGCGCCTTGATCCCGCGGCGCTGATCCGCACAGGTGTGATCAGCGGACTTCAGCAACTTCTGGAGTTCGGTTACTTCCATGCCGATCCCCACCCGGGCAACCTCTTTGCACTCCCTGGGCGCAGCGGTGATCTCGGACACGTGGCCTACGTGGATTTCGGCATGATGGACTCCATCAGTGATCAGGACCGACTGACGCTCACAGGTGCTGTTGTCCACCTGATCAATCGTGATTTTGAAGCGGTTGCCAAAGATTTTCAGGAGCTCGGATTTCTTTCACCCGATGCTGATCTCGCGCCGATCATTCCCGCCCTGGAAGACGCTCTGGGAGGCAGTCTTGGTGATTCCGTTGGTTCCTTCAACTTCAAGGCGATCACCGACCGATTCTCGGAATTGATGTACGACTACCCTTTCCGGGTCCCTGCACGCTTCGCCCTGATCATCCGTGCAGTGGTCAGCCAGGAGGGACTTGCGCTGAGACTGGACCCCGATTTCCGCATCATCGCGGTGGCCTACCCCTATGTGGCCAAGCGACTACTCGCCGGCGATACCAGAGAGATGCGAGAGAAACTGATGGACGTGATCTTTGATGAGCAGGGAAGTCTGCGTGTTGAGCGACTTGAAAGTCTTCTCCACGTTGTGGGCAATTATTCAGATGGTCAGAGCAGTGGAGAGCTGCTGCCGGTGGCAGGGGCTGGACTGCGTCTGTTGCTGAGTCGAGATGGGGGAGACCTGCGTCAGCGCCTCCTCCTGACCCTGATCAAGGATGACCGCCTGAACATCTCAGATCTGAGGGAGCTAACCGCACTGATGAGAAAGACCTTTGGCCCTCGACAGATAGCAGAGGGTGTGATGCAACGCCTGAATCCACTAGCGGCCTGATTCAGGCAGAGCAGGCAAAGGCCCATCACCCCCGCATTGGCACAGCGATAATGGTTTCTCAAAGACCCTCTCACTGACTTATGTCGATCGCGCCCGACACTGCTCCAATCGAGCTCGATCAGGCTCAGATCGACCTGCTGACAGAAGCATTCGGCGGTCTCAGCATGGATGACATCCTGCTGGA
Encoded proteins:
- a CDS encoding AarF/ABC1/UbiB kinase family protein encodes the protein MDSLRYNPGRDVRWLLLRPWIGIPRLIQIFWALLGLMLSLLLRGGSNDPRVQRNLARTLLRTLTNLGPCFIKVGQALSTRPDLIRRDWLDELTRLQDDLPSFDHAIALNTIETELGAPVTQLFDEFPDTPVAAASLGQVYKARVGSQRWVAVKVQRPNLTFILRRDMVLIRSLGILAAPFLPLNLGFGLGEIIDEFGRSLFEEIDYYCEADNARHFSRLFAGNDAVTIPDVDEELSSRRVLTTSWIQGSKLRDSEELKSQRLDPAALIRTGVISGLQQLLEFGYFHADPHPGNLFALPGRSGDLGHVAYVDFGMMDSISDQDRLTLTGAVVHLINRDFEAVAKDFQELGFLSPDADLAPIIPALEDALGGSLGDSVGSFNFKAITDRFSELMYDYPFRVPARFALIIRAVVSQEGLALRLDPDFRIIAVAYPYVAKRLLAGDTREMREKLMDVIFDEQGSLRVERLESLLHVVGNYSDGQSSGELLPVAGAGLRLLLSRDGGDLRQRLLLTLIKDDRLNISDLRELTALMRKTFGPRQIAEGVMQRLNPLAA
- a CDS encoding M10 family metallopeptidase C-terminal domain-containing protein — encoded protein: MGTSSDDKIAGGENDDLIVGGLGNDDLSGGDGADIFKFETPKDSEDNYKDQITDFSQEEGGKIDISDAIGEGSGNPYMLIKNQISFSKSDTKIEFNSGLLQLSDESEDSGKIEILIPGLKSLNIDMFII